A genomic window from Nitrospirota bacterium includes:
- a CDS encoding OmpA family protein, which yields MSLRARLLVFAMMFLLTGCAGFEFAPNGKVLFIHKELLEADRAIEAAKKVGKDTACQDMFNEAVKLRDEAYRVYWSCHTKEAIELANKVIRMTQGPCQGSASKGLNGLQSSSGVALFTVAHFDVNSAKIKKGSETQLNTAINAIKQYEQGHAMVEGHSDSTGGYAYNMRISKRRAEAVKDYIVRHGAIETQKVEAVGYGYTRPIASNETKSGRAQNRRADVRVFSN from the coding sequence ATGAGTTTGAGGGCTCGGTTATTAGTGTTTGCAATGATGTTTTTGCTAACCGGTTGTGCCGGTTTTGAGTTTGCACCAAATGGTAAGGTACTATTCATTCATAAGGAGCTTTTAGAAGCTGACAGGGCAATAGAGGCAGCTAAAAAAGTAGGAAAAGACACGGCATGTCAGGATATGTTTAATGAAGCCGTAAAGTTAAGAGATGAAGCCTATCGTGTTTACTGGAGTTGCCACACCAAAGAGGCAATAGAATTGGCTAATAAAGTAATTCGTATGACACAAGGCCCTTGTCAGGGTTCTGCCTCAAAAGGTTTGAATGGACTGCAGTCATCATCAGGGGTGGCTCTTTTTACAGTAGCCCATTTCGATGTAAACAGTGCAAAAATAAAAAAAGGCAGTGAAACACAGTTAAATACAGCAATAAACGCAATAAAGCAGTATGAACAGGGACATGCAATGGTAGAGGGCCATTCGGATTCAACTGGCGGGTATGCCTATAACATGAGAATTTCTAAAAGACGGGCTGAGGCTGTTAAAGACTACATAGTAAGGCACGGTGCAATAGAAACTCAAAAGGTTGAGGCGGTAGGTTACGGTTATACCAGACCGATTGCATCGAATGAAACCAAGAGCGGGCGGGCTCAAAACCGAAGAGCGGATGTAAGAGTTTTCTCCAATTAA